Proteins encoded by one window of Aphis gossypii isolate Hap1 chromosome X, ASM2018417v2, whole genome shotgun sequence:
- the LOC114120980 gene encoding uncharacterized protein DDB_G0287625-like — protein MTSNDDLMQKTMLIIEHKIRNLEKRKLKLEGYLQQQEEGVQLSDDQLLAASKFSEVVSTLDFARNLKDQLNTLLITAKQIRNSTNGEKIPTKVDSKIKQVLNFQNILESIKDDSVKQDLLSGNNGAVQLTDDELSKLSHFSKMVSPKRRVEEGKPLFEDQLKTVSKHYMKLIESKPNIVAGTSYAHLKECLLKIEKSGYLNNIVKLKHVDKEVNTTNEDNSLESNTFQNAHQPIVSTSDVPDVPDNIPMSSIPNVEFTPNKIETIYFTNNNIGGNTVDQNLQKSKNTTDSVFNTSFDFLQDSQLEEEIISVDLNSIPTQTFSSSMYSNHGPTDDAILKILSTPPQHQPLVTNQNHLENVVDVNVSNPNSWTGKTEVNWQNRTESADSNNLPRENWSMAQMINNSTNNDWLTKNNWVQMAEVDKQNQVPVQPTQPSPKNSSSNFGLVTNGYTENFDELLQKSVVFNKQESYPVTTSSNNSTYYQTNYGQQSLERNIGHYTNSNGSNPRSHSNDYNKRSTSMKPKASYAGEGGPSRGYQQGNSYVYNNRSYKSNSNNSNNEYSRISRQT, from the exons ATGACTTCCAACGACGATCTCATGCAAAAGACGATGTTGATCATCGAACACAAAATCAGAAACCTGGAAAAACGCAAG ctGAAATTAGAAGGATACCTCCAACAACAAGAGGAAGGAGTACAATTGAGTGATGATCAGTTACTAGCTGCATCGAAGTTTAGTGAAGTAGTTAGCACTTTGGATTTCGCAAGAAATCTGAAAGACCAGTTAAATACTCTTTTAATAACAGCAAAACAAATCAGAAATAGTACAAATGGTGAAAAGATTCCTACCAAAGTTGATAGTAAAATCAagcaagttttaaattttcag aatatactaGAAAGTATTAAAGATGACTCTGTGAAACAAGATTTATTATCTGGTAATAATGGTGCAGTACAATTGACTGATGATGAGCTTTCAAAATTATCACATTTTTCCAAAATGGTTTCACCAAAACGGAGAGTAGAGGAAGGAAAACCACTTTTcgag gaTCAACTTAAGACTGTTTCCAAACACTATATGAAGCTTATAGAGAGTAAACCTAATATTGTAGCTGGTACAAGTTATGCCCATTTAAAAGaatgtttgttaaaaattgaaaaaagtggTTATCTGAACAATATAGTAAAACTAAAACATGTTGATAAAGAA gttaATACAACTAATGAAGATAATAGTTTAGAATCAAATACGTTTCAAAATGCACACCAACCAATAGTTTCCACAAGTGATGTACCTGATGTACCTGATAATATACCAA TGTCTAGCATTCCTAATGTAGAATTTACtccaaataaaattgaaacaatttattttacaaataataatattggtggAAATACAGTTGATCAAAAcctacaaaaaagtaaaaacaccACAGATTCAGTATTTAATACATCATTTGACTTTCTacag GATTCTCAGCTTGAAGAAGAAATTATAAGTGTTGACCTGAATTCTATACCAACTCAAACATTTTCATCTTCTATGTACAGTAATCATGGACCAACAGATgatgcaattttaaaaatactctcTACTCCTCCACAACATCAACCATTG gtaacaaatcaaaatcattTAGAAAATGTTGTGGATGTAAATGTTTCTAACCCTAATTCCTGGACAGGAAAAACTGAAGTAAACTGGCAAAATAGAACAGAATCAGcagatagtaataatttacctagAGAAAACTGGTCAATGGCTCAAATGATTAATAACAGCACAAATAATGATTGGCTCACAAAGAATAATTGGGTTCAAATGGCTGAAGTAGATAAACAAAACCAAGTACCAGTACAACCAACTCAACCATCACCCAAAAATTCCTCTTCTAATTTCGGTTTAGTTACTAatg GATATACAgaaaattttgatgaattattgCAAAAATCAGTGGTTTTCAATAAACAAGAATCATACCCTGTTACTACTTCCTCTAATAATTCAACATACTATCAAACTAATTATGGGCAGCAATCGCTTGAACGTAACATTGGGCATTATACTAATTCTAATGGTAGTAATCCTAGGAGTCActcaaatgattataataaaagatcTACTTCCATGAAACCTAAAGCTTCATATGCAGGAGAAG gaGGACCATCTAGAGGTTATCAACAAGGCAACTcatatgtttacaataatcgCTCGTATAAGTCCAATAGCAACAACTCTAATAATGAGTATTCTAGAATCTCGCGGCAAACATAA